The Funiculus sociatus GB2-C1 genome includes the window GTATTTCATCAGATATTCTTATGAATCAGACTGCGTGATCGCTCACCCGTTTTTTGCGAGCGCCTTTGTTTAGACCCCATATTACCTCAGCATCGACTTTTGCAAGAGGTCTAATGATTAACGCTTGGGATTTTTCCTCAAAGCTTTATGGATTTTTTTCCATTTCTCTTTCTCGACTAATTGCGCCTTTTTATCTTGTTTGCGGCTCAAATATGCAACTTCTTGTTCCAGCTTTTGATAGTTGTGGAAACGTTGCTTATCAAGCGTACCCTCAAAAATCGCCTGTTGCACTGCACATCCAGGTTCTTTCTCATGTTGACAGTCGCGGAAGCGACACAACTTTGCGATAGTTTCGATATCCGAAAAAGTTGACTGCAAACCTTCATTTCCAGCCCATATTTGTATTTCTCGCATTCCCGGAGTATCTATTAGCAAACCCCCAGAAGGTAAGATGATTAACTCTCGATGTGTTGTGGTGTGACGACCGCGACTATCTCCAAGGCGGACTGATTGAACAGCTTGAATGTCTTCACCTACTAATTGATTCGTAATCGTGGATTTTCCCACTCCAGAAGAACCAATTAGGGCTACAGTTTGCCCAGTGCTAAGGTAAGGAGTTAAGGCTTCTAGTCCAAGCTGGGCGATCGCGCTCAGAATGATAATCTCTACACCGGGTGCGATCGCTTCTATTTCAACTCGTCTTTCCTCAACTCGATCGCACAAGTCTGCTTTATTCAGAATGATGACTGGATTAGCGCCACTTTCCCAAACTAAAATCAGATAGCGTTCAATTCTTCTAACATTGAAATCCCCATCTAATCCCGAAACTAGAAATACCGTATCAATGTTAGTACCAATGATTTGCTCATCTGTAATTGCGCCTACAGTTTTCCGAGAAAATTTACTTTTGCGCGGCAAAATCTCATGGATTATTGCTCTTTCTTCGCCGTTGAGCAGGCTAATTACTACCCAATCTCCTACCGCCGGAAAGTCTGCGCGTCCTCCGGCTTGGTGGCGCATTTTCCCCGTGACTTCTGCTCTTTGCTCTCCAAACTCAGTATAGAGAAGGTAAGTGTTTTTCTGCTCTATAGCGACTCGCCCAAGAGTATATTCCTGTTGCAAATAGCTATTGAAGTTTTTGGCAAAAAAACTATTCCAGCCTAATACCTCTAAATTCATTTAATTTTCCTCTAGGTGTGCGTATGCTGACCGCTACACTCACAGAGGAATTGTGAAAATTATTCGCGTACATCTGTGAGGTTACGGTGTTGTGTCTTGATGGCTATTGGTTTCAATCGCGACAATATCCTTCATGGTTCTTTCTCCTTTAATAGTTTTCAAGAATTTTCCAATCGAGCTTGTAACATCGTACTACAAGAAATCAACCGAAGCAATGTAGTTTACATAACTTAGGAATATTCACAGAGCAGATACATTGAAATAAGCGCGATCGCTTAGCTTATATTATTGGCGCGTTTGGCTTTAGGACATCACCCAATCAGGCGACTCGAAGGGATGAAGTTTTAGTAAGCGTAGGGTGGACTACCTCCTACTGGCTTTATTAAGACTCTTGAGAGATTTTGCGTTTGAAAAACAAAACCCAACAACCAGTAACCGAGGGGGCGTTGTTGGGTTTAGCTATGATTATCAACCTAAAAATTCCTAAAAAAAAGAATAAGTGAGGCGGTCGTCGCCTCACTTATTGCATTCCCAGTCAGAAACTCTTAACGAGTAAATCTTTTTATCGTGCGGAAGCAGCCTGTGCTTGGGAACCAGCCGACTTCAGCTTGCGCGAGGATACTGACCTTGGCAAGGTGTCTAGTTTAGGTTGAACATTAGACACTGCTTTGGTTTCTAAGTTATTAAAATCTTCCGAGCTATTAAGGATTTGAACAACTTGATCTAAACCTGTCATTTCCAAAATAATTCTGACTTCATCGCTGCTTGAATGAATAAAAGCTTTGCAACCAGAGGCTTTAGCCATTCTCAAAACTGAAACTAGAGCCATTAAGCCAGAACTACTCATAAAGGTGACATTTTTCAGGTCGAGTAGAACAATTTTAACTCCCTGCTTAATCAGGATTT containing:
- the rsgA gene encoding ribosome small subunit-dependent GTPase A; this translates as MNLEVLGWNSFFAKNFNSYLQQEYTLGRVAIEQKNTYLLYTEFGEQRAEVTGKMRHQAGGRADFPAVGDWVVISLLNGEERAIIHEILPRKSKFSRKTVGAITDEQIIGTNIDTVFLVSGLDGDFNVRRIERYLILVWESGANPVIILNKADLCDRVEERRVEIEAIAPGVEIIILSAIAQLGLEALTPYLSTGQTVALIGSSGVGKSTITNQLVGEDIQAVQSVRLGDSRGRHTTTHRELIILPSGGLLIDTPGMREIQIWAGNEGLQSTFSDIETIAKLCRFRDCQHEKEPGCAVQQAIFEGTLDKQRFHNYQKLEQEVAYLSRKQDKKAQLVEKEKWKKIHKALRKNPKR
- a CDS encoding STAS domain-containing protein; its protein translation is MSILSKVVQSPDVLDSSKATQFTRDIEILIKQGVKIVLLDLKNVTFMSSSGLMALVSVLRMAKASGCKAFIHSSSDEVRIILEMTGLDQVVQILNSSEDFNNLETKAVSNVQPKLDTLPRSVSSRKLKSAGSQAQAASAR